Below is a window of Pagrus major chromosome 21, Pma_NU_1.0 DNA.
tgtattattacctcatttataatgtaaatattaaattctgactctgaatttcttctccagaactacatagtgcccctttacaCAACACACTGTAGTTTCTTACTATGTGAAAAACAGGCCCGCTCCAGATTTAATGGGGCAGTTTAATCAAAGCTAACGCTGCTGTCTTGAACATCTGGCAGCATTAATTTGATGCACAAGAGGTGATTCACTGTATGTCCTCGAAGGCAGCAGCAGAaaagtgtgtacagtatatgaaagAAAAGCTGCTAATTTTGCTTTAACAGTGAGCAACCCAACGCTTTTCAAATTCTTGTTTaatgttggtgttttgtttgCGATGAGATGTGAAAGCTCAAAGGCAGGAGATGGTACCTGGCAGGGAGTTGATGTAAGAAAACACTTGTTGTACGTTCCACTGAGACGGACAGCCGACGTCTTCTTCTCCGTCAGAAACAGTGATTGTTTCTGTCATcgtctgctcctcctccctctcctcctcctcatccctgtcctcctcctcctccctctcctcctctctctcctgctccctctccctctctcgcacTCTCTCAGCCTGTTTACGGAGCCTGGTTGTCATGGGAACAGGAggctcatcttcctcctcttcctcctggtcTTCCTGGGCCTCCTCTGAGCCAAACGACCCATGAGCCTGTGGAGCACAAAGACCATCAGATAAATACTGTACTGACTCGGTGCAGACGACTTACAGCGAAGGTCAACCAGGTATCAGCCCTCGTCATCTCGTCATTGTTTTTGTTCGCATACAATGAGTGAATaaagttttgatttatttgaatcaATGCTTGGTGGTTCATTGTGCTTTAAGCAGCTTTTAACTCTAAAAGAATTAAATTTGTCTGTCTATTAGGCAAACGTTTTAGCAATTTCAGTCaaattacagtttttgttttgctttgtgatCTAAGAGCCTCAAATGTTTCACTGTTCAACTTTTTAACaattatgattaaaatgtttcGTCTGTCTGGAAAAAATCCAGTTTTTCTTCTTGCTTTCGTCTTATTTAAGTCTTTCAAATAACTTTAAACAACTAACTCTTTACTAATTTTGTGAGATCCTATTTTACTTCAATAACTTTGGCCATTTAACTGTCTGCGTccgtgttttttgtttttttttacttttaaaagttttttttaaattcatcatcattttacagTCGACtctatttttcctctcactattttcttctgtcttatattattatttttttactttatttcattgtttcattctgttgttttattgcaAAGCACTTTTCAGCTctatttataaaaatgtcataaataccCTTGACTAGTAGTGGCAGTAAAAGAGTCACtctgtatatataaatacagtttgaTTCAGATGAACCggcaagaaaaatgtttttgttttcacaattGTCTAAGAAGTTGTTTTCAAAGtatgagttcacccaaaaatgggAAGTCAGTCATCatctgctcaccctcatgccgatggaaagtcatgtggttttgtagtccacaaaacatttctggagcttcacagcaaaaaagagttgcaacattctcctaaacaaccgaAGCAgatggagacttggattacgccggacaagctgtatggagccattttatggttgtttgttttttggctgatgttttacattttaaaacaagtattttccattggcatggggctgagtagataaagactgaacTTTCATCTTTGGGTGGTTCTTTAAGTTATAGACCAGTTGTTTCTGACTTGGGATCGAAGAATTGATCTTATGATCACCAGGATACAAAACGCAGAAAAAATAATTCTGTCACATCTTGCTCAGactttcctctttctgtttttacttctggactgaactgaacttaatTGACTCAAATAAAACAACGAAAAAACACTCATTGAACGAACTGAAGGCATTCTGTCTTATTGAAACAGTACAATCCTGAAATTGTGTTCAAGCCCTGAGTCTCCTTCACTGCTCTGCTCCTGTCAGAGGCAGCTGTTGTTCCCCAGAGAGCAGCTTGTCTCATAGGACCAGTGATCCCTGCAGCACTCCAGCATTTTGATATTTGCAGCAGGTCAGTGATATTAACTGACCTGTCTCAGAAAATGTTCTCTGGAGGCTCCGTTGACTCTGCTGGGGGGTCGACCTCTCCTGCCCGCAGGCCTGTGACCCCAGCGACCGGCCCTCAGCATGGTGATACGCTTGGTGCAGCTCACACTGAACCTAAACACAGACAAAATATTACATAAGATTTAATGAAGCCTACTGCAGAGAGTCAGGCCATTCGTCTTTGAGCTGATAGCGTGCATCTGGACTGAGGCTGTCCTCTCTTTAATGCCTGGATGGAAAAACCAGGAAGTCATTATACACTTGAGACATTTTCTTATAGCCCAAAAGGAGCTCGATGGATTCCAGATGTCAGACGCCTTGTCTCACCACTACCAAGACAAACATCTCCTTTCTTTTACGTATCTTGTGTGGCAAAGGAAATACcacaaaatgctgattttttttatctttatttacagaAGGAAGGATGTTTTACTGAGCTCTGGGCAGCTTCACTCTACTATTATACAGTAAAGTGCTTCATTCAAGGGCACTTTATTGTGACTTCAATCAATCCTGTATGAAGCTGCTTTTTATTCTTGATTCTGAAATGTGTTGATCACGTCTCGATGTGTGAGTGATTTATTTACCTTCTGACGCACGTCATGGAGCAGAAGCGTTTGGAGCGCAGGAACGTGTGAGCGTAACCTCTGCTGCCACAGaactcacactgcagcacaccTGCCACACTATCCCCCAGCTCTGCAACTTCACAGGACCAGCTGTTAgtcacacatgtacacatacacacacatatatacacacacacaaccacacttcACCTCACCATCTGCTGCGGGGCCGTCGTTTTCCATCTCCGAGTCGGTCGAATCCGACTGGTCAGCATCCAGCGGactgtcctctgctgctgcgTCCCCGTTGGTTTGCATCTCCTGACATTCAGGAAGTGAAGCCTGCTGGTCGGCTAACAGCGATGAGGGGACCACCTATGATAAGAGGTCCATTTAGAAAAGTTAAATCTCACACACTGACATGGAAAGAGTTCTGTGTAGATACAGATAGGGtgtattaaagaaatgaaaCGCACAACATGTAATTTTTGCCGTTACgggtctctctatcaaaacaaaacaagagatgTTTGCTGAGTGTTGTGGGTGGAAGCTCTGGCGGAGGGGAGAGGCAGAGCTGCTTCTCAGAGCGACTCTGGAGGAGATAGTCTGGTGCAGAGCCAGAAGTTCTGGAGGAGATAGTCTGGTGCAGAGCCAGAagttctggaggaataaacacctcaAAGCTGAGCTCAGGATAATATTTGAAATCAAACTTACTGGGAATGGCTCCAGGCCCTCTCGGATAACAAAGCCCTCTACGAGGTGTGTAAGGACGTGTGTTGTAAGTATCCTCTCAGGGCTCCCTGGGACACTGGCTGGAGATGAGGGGGGCTGGCTGGGGCCTCGTACTGCCGCAGGCAGGAtgggaggaggtagaggaggagatggaggaggagggttgctgctgttgttgctgccgGGTGTGGTGAGCTGGGACGGCTCTTCCACCACTGGTGACCTGATCACCGAGCGACTGGATATGATGGAGGATGAGCCCATCACTGCTGAACGTAAGGAGGCAGGAAAGATAACAGAGCTGAAAATAAGATTACCAGTTAAACCTGGTTTATTCCAAAATTCCTAATTCTTTATTTTCATAAGTTACCATGGAAATTCATCCCTACAGACTAGCCTGGTTTCAGCTTGGACAGTTTTCAGGCTTCAGCTTCCCCTCAGGCCGAACCAATCTGACTGAAACTCACTGtttcctctgtccctctgtactgctgcattacattcatttatttgcagGGTATTTGAAATTTAAGTCACATATTGACAGCACTGCAGTCACCACATGTACTTTGAAGTTCACTGCAGTTAAAAGTTAATTAACAACTTTGACCCATGAGCGCAAGTAATTAGCTAGAaatatttccactttaaatgtcattaaatgaaATCAAAGAGGCAGTTATGTCCAGGGTGGGCGGTAACGGATCACCTGTAATCGGGATTATGTGATCAGTAACTATCATCAACCcagattacatttgaaaaaatgtttagttAGTCTGTAGTAAAACTGTCAAGAATTACTCgattacatttttgcttaaatCCTTAAAATATGGCAATTTGATGACTATTAGCACACTAAGAAAAACACGTCTGAAATACAGGATTTTCTTAGATAAGCGCTCTGCTTTGTGGCCGACATATTTAGAAACAGAAAGACTTCATTAGTAACACCACCTTTGACGttggagttttgttttttaacgaTGATTTATGGATAATGAGAGTTTTAATTctatttcatttacattaaaaacagaagaagaacattttgAGTCAATTCTAATCTTGTGTATTAAGAGCAAAGTCCTCCTTTCggcctttaaaataaaaatcagcagcaacaaaaacttACACAAAAGGAAGTGAATCCCACATGTTGTATACTTTGCTTTTCTGAGCTAGCTTTATGGAGTTCATAGGGTTAGAAAGGGTTTTATTGTCCTGTATTCTTCTCTTTTCTATTTCATTATCATGTTTTACCTGAACCATTCTGTTTAGGAGGCCCAGTGAGAGGTTTTGGggtcctgtctctctgtggactGTAGGAACGTTCATCTTTCCTCCCCTCAGCGCTCAGTCCATTCACTTTAAATGTTTGCCCCGACTGAAATTCAAACCACAACAAACCCTTGATCAAAATGACACGCAGTGAGAACAAGCAAAGCTTACAAAGCTCAACTGCAGCACACTCACCGATGGAGTTTCATTGCGTCTGACCGGATGCACTTTCAGATCAACAGCCACCGTCTGAGGAGGTGGGAGGTTCTGGTAGGGCATCTGGACAAGAGCCTCCGCTACAGGCAGCTCCTGCTCCGTCAGCATCACCCGTCCCGACTGGACGGCCAAAGCCTGGACCGAGTGCAGGGACAGCCTCTGGAGGGAGGTTGGGGGGTTCTGGGGCAGCCTGGGGAGAaccagaggtggaggaggaggtggaggctggTTCTGCACTTGTGGGAATGAGGTCCGACGCTGCGGAGCGGCcaccagaggaggaggctgaggctGAACAGTGGCAGCTGGAATTGAGGTCTGAGCTGAAGATGCAAACACGCTGgtgacagaagaagaggaagaagaagaggaagaagaagaagaagaagaagaagaaggggctTGGGAGTCATTGTTGGTTTGTGACTGATTGCTGGTCAGTCTTTTAattgaaagaggaagagggttGGAGTTGGTGTCTTGAGGTGCGACTCTGAGGGCGATGGGCTGGAGTTGTCTGTGGTTTGGAGCTCCTCCTGTGGCCTGCTGGACGATGAGCTGGTGGTGCGCCACCCGCTGGCCCAGTGGACAGGACAGCTGCTGCTTGACCAGAGCGTGGGTCTGTACTGGAGAGTAGGCTGGGGGGAGAGCGATGCAGATTAGACATGAAGaacaaaaattaacaaatacacaacacaagTAAGGTTgtcctgaaacaaacaacacctGCACCACTGTCAAGGTACATTAACTAAAAACTTCACATGGCATAACAAAAAGTAGATTCACATGCACGTTGGTATCCTGGTTTTGTGTCTTCTCCTGGTTTTGATCACATTTGAGATATGACTTTACATTAGAGAAATTTGGACATATCTCTGTTTACATGAACAGTATTCAGGTTTCTGATGTCTGCGTCAGTATGGGTGTTTCTTTAGGCCTCTTTCAGTTATTGCTAGTGATCTTCACTATTTAAACGTGCAGCtacattcagaaacatttcCGTCTTACACCTTTTCAttccatctagttccattatagtCTATGGAGTATATCTTTGAGTctcggcaactcacaccaaaaacaATCTAGCTGGATAAATAGCtctacaggtaagagggaaaaaaaaattttttgattctggggtgaactgtccctttatgtCTGAAACACATGGGCTTTCTAGTAATCTTTCCTTTAATCTTCAGTGTTTGAACACATGAGCTCACCTGGGGTTATAATCTGAGGTCCTGAGGCCAGCCGGGTGACATCAGCCGGTCCTGTTTCTGTTGAGGTGTCCGTCAGCTGGTTGGTCTTCAGCGAGCAGACTGACGTCTTAGATAAAGACGCGGCCGGGGTCAGGGCTTGGGACTGGGTGGATGGCTTTAAAATCACACTGTGGGCTGTGGCCAGAGCTCCAGGCAACTGGGCGCGCAGAGCTAGATTCTGCACCTGAATATATGCAAAAAGAAAGCAACGGTGGTCCATTTTATGCCATTCTCATTCCTATTATGCACCTTTATTAATGGTTCCTCTCACGTTCACCAAAATCCAAAGCCGCAGTCCTTTTGAAAGATGGCTTGTGCTCAAGGTGTGCAACATCCTGAGCTCTATAAACATTGCAGTCTTGTGGCATGCACGGCGTCATTCTAATTTTGTGCCTGGCAAAGTTTGTACCTGAGAGGAGGTAGgtaaagaggagcaggaggtgacAGCAGGGAGGTCTGACTGAACTGCAGCCACCGTGGCTGCAGGGGTGAGAATGAGCTAACAGAAGAAAAGCAAAATGCAGGGAGAGACAGGTGGCAAGttggttaaaaataaagattttcaaTGTTGTCGGAAAACATAAGAGAACGCAGTcagtaaaaatagaaataggG
It encodes the following:
- the phc3 gene encoding polyhomeotic-like protein 3; amino-acid sequence: MDRQSPGEKQADTNRTVASTTTPTTSAIVTMATVSPSSTTTCTQAPSTSLSIISPDRQAVQVIQHAIHRPQSMAAQYLHQMYAAQQQHLMLQTAALQQHQHTPHLQSLATLQQASVCQRQSPSSSSSSLLHQPAGVSQNSITLPASQVTAQLIGRTQTSSSTGAATTISQQAMLLGNRPANCNQAQMYLRTQMLILTPAATVAAVQSDLPAVTSCSSLPTSSQVQNLALRAQLPGALATAHSVILKPSTQSQALTPAASLSKTSVCSLKTNQLTDTSTETGPADVTRLASGPQIITPAYSPVQTHALVKQQLSCPLGQRVAHHQLIVQQATGGAPNHRQLQPIALRVAPQDTNSNPLPLSIKRLTSNQSQTNNDSQAPSSSSSSSSSSSSSSSSVTSVFASSAQTSIPAATVQPQPPPLVAAPQRRTSFPQVQNQPPPPPPPLVLPRLPQNPPTSLQRLSLHSVQALAVQSGRVMLTEQELPVAEALVQMPYQNLPPPQTVAVDLKVHPVRRNETPSSGQTFKVNGLSAEGRKDERSYSPQRDRTPKPLTGPPKQNGSAVMGSSSIISSRSVIRSPVVEEPSQLTTPGSNNSSNPPPPSPPLPPPILPAAVRGPSQPPSSPASVPGSPERILTTHVLTHLVEGFVIREGLEPFPVVPSSLLADQQASLPECQEMQTNGDAAAEDSPLDADQSDSTDSEMENDGPAADVAELGDSVAGVLQCEFCGSRGYAHTFLRSKRFCSMTCVRRFSVSCTKRITMLRAGRWGHRPAGRRGRPPSRVNGASREHFLRQAHGSFGSEEAQEDQEEEEEDEPPVPMTTRLRKQAERVREREREQEREEEREEEEDRDEEEEREEEQTMTETITVSDGEEDVGCPSQWNVQQVFSYINSLPGGQDVAEVFRSQEIDGQALLLLTEDHLVSTMNLKLGPALKLCAHINSLKDA